The following coding sequences are from one Fusibacter sp. A1 window:
- a CDS encoding LTA synthase family protein — translation MLKDRIISELDNRFKAIRIFFGKLSRKPMKQMVVLSIAVYFILETLSSRSPLEGMLSVVDNPLMSIQNTLIIFLTLSVANFISRRNFIVLLISVSWILLGFSNFLLLGYRTTPLTAADIGILKSVFDIISVYMNPIQVGLVVLLVIAVFISMIYAFFKIGKTKVQFKNAIIVFCCTLAMLSAVNTLSFRTNSLTDNFTNIAQAFQDYGFAYCFSISLIDRGIDEPKTYSQEVIEDVLEDIEYPIKSEEDYVHEVVLLKDNEINPFLYVIDSSEDKKNDGRKPNIVMVQLESFFDVNHLKDFSFSEDPTPIFNQLKKDHSSGFLTVPSIGAGTANTEFEVLTGMSLNFFGAGEYPYKTILKEKSVESIAFNLEEQGYRSHAIHNNTGTFYSRHYVYPNLGFDSFSSVEYMRDYELNPLGWVKDKVITPEIIKALKATEEQDFVFAVSVQPHGKYPSEVVDENQRITVTADLEEDKLIGYEYFVNQLHETDQFIGDLTQQLMKYPEPVVLVLYGDHLPTMGIEDEDLTNLNKFQTEYVIWSNFDINKMDKNLMAYQLNAYVMERLGYDNGVLSKFHQMNATAEDYMDTFLLLQYDMLYGQMNVYGGFSPHHRKSMKMGLAPIELTSISVRGETVFIHGNNFTKASAVFMDGEIQETWYVDKNTLILPFEITDVHSKLFVAQVTPKEYKLSKSKEIEIMDLFVIR, via the coding sequence ATGTTAAAAGATAGAATAATCAGTGAGTTAGACAATAGATTTAAAGCAATAAGAATTTTTTTTGGAAAACTTAGTCGTAAACCGATGAAGCAGATGGTTGTTTTGTCAATAGCAGTCTACTTCATACTGGAAACACTCAGTAGCAGGTCTCCGCTCGAAGGTATGCTGTCTGTAGTTGATAATCCACTAATGAGTATTCAAAATACTCTGATCATCTTTTTGACGCTATCAGTTGCCAATTTCATATCCAGAAGAAATTTCATAGTCCTATTGATTTCAGTGTCGTGGATTCTGCTGGGCTTTAGCAATTTTTTGCTTTTAGGTTACAGAACGACTCCGCTTACAGCTGCCGATATCGGAATACTGAAGTCGGTTTTTGATATTATCAGTGTTTACATGAATCCAATTCAGGTAGGTCTTGTAGTTTTACTGGTGATAGCAGTCTTTATAAGTATGATTTATGCATTCTTTAAGATCGGTAAAACAAAGGTGCAGTTCAAGAACGCCATTATTGTATTTTGCTGCACTTTGGCGATGCTTTCTGCTGTAAATACATTGTCATTCAGAACAAACTCGCTTACCGACAATTTTACAAACATCGCTCAAGCCTTTCAGGACTACGGATTTGCGTATTGCTTTTCAATCAGCCTTATCGATAGGGGAATCGATGAACCTAAGACATATAGCCAAGAGGTAATAGAGGATGTGCTGGAAGATATCGAGTACCCGATTAAGTCTGAAGAGGATTATGTACATGAGGTGGTGCTCTTAAAGGACAATGAAATCAACCCCTTCCTTTACGTAATCGACTCTTCCGAGGATAAAAAGAATGACGGGAGGAAACCGAATATCGTCATGGTGCAGTTGGAATCTTTTTTTGATGTGAACCATCTGAAAGACTTTAGCTTTTCGGAGGATCCAACGCCGATTTTTAATCAACTCAAAAAGGACCATTCTTCGGGATTCTTAACCGTACCATCCATTGGAGCGGGTACGGCGAATACAGAATTTGAAGTACTCACAGGGATGAGTTTAAACTTTTTTGGAGCTGGAGAGTATCCTTATAAGACCATCCTCAAGGAGAAATCTGTTGAAAGCATCGCTTTCAATTTGGAAGAGCAGGGGTATCGCAGTCATGCGATTCACAACAATACTGGGACATTCTATTCAAGGCATTACGTGTATCCCAATTTAGGCTTTGATAGTTTTAGTTCAGTCGAATACATGCGAGATTATGAGCTCAACCCACTAGGATGGGTCAAGGACAAGGTGATCACACCTGAAATCATAAAAGCGCTAAAGGCTACTGAGGAGCAAGATTTTGTCTTTGCAGTTTCTGTGCAGCCTCATGGTAAATATCCTAGCGAAGTGGTGGATGAAAATCAGAGAATAACAGTCACCGCAGACCTTGAAGAAGACAAGCTTATCGGATATGAGTATTTTGTCAATCAGTTGCATGAAACGGACCAGTTTATCGGCGACTTGACTCAGCAGCTGATGAAATACCCTGAACCTGTGGTCTTGGTCTTATACGGCGACCATTTGCCGACAATGGGTATAGAAGATGAGGATTTGACCAACCTGAACAAGTTTCAGACAGAATATGTGATATGGAGTAATTTCGATATCAATAAGATGGATAAGAATCTGATGGCTTATCAGCTGAATGCTTATGTGATGGAACGACTTGGTTACGATAATGGTGTGCTTTCAAAGTTCCATCAGATGAATGCTACAGCTGAAGATTATATGGATACCTTCCTATTGTTGCAATATGACATGTTATATGGACAAATGAACGTTTATGGCGGATTTAGCCCCCATCATCGAAAATCGATGAAAATGGGTCTTGCTCCTATCGAGTTGACATCCATTTCTGTACGTGGGGAAACAGTCTTCATTCATGGAAATAATTTTACGAAAGCGAGTGCGGTTTTCATGGACGGTGAGATTCAAGAGACCTGGTATGTTGATAAAAACACACTGATTCTACCCTTTGAGATCACAGATGTCCACAGCAAGCTTTTTGTCGCTCAAGTCACACCAAAAGAATATAAGTTGAGCAAGTCTAAAGAAATTGAGATTATGGATTTGTTCGTCATTAGATGA
- a CDS encoding acetate uptake transporter family protein has product MDNTQHIKEWSNPTPAGLIALAIACFCFFALLTGKVTHDALPLLGIWLIGGFVVQFVVGLLDLKSGNMTGGNTFLFFSAFFMLVGGLEMIMKFNMINKGITFDAHIDGWAWLVLTIAIILWTPAFFKSTRLLTIIVLLLDVSLPFITLMDLGILPKTYSFIPGWGLLLAGVVAIYLSSAMVVNTAFGRQFYPLPGPFKS; this is encoded by the coding sequence ATGGATAACACACAGCACATCAAGGAATGGTCGAACCCTACTCCGGCAGGATTAATCGCACTAGCGATTGCATGTTTTTGCTTTTTCGCACTTTTGACAGGTAAAGTCACTCACGACGCACTTCCACTACTAGGAATCTGGTTGATCGGCGGATTCGTCGTCCAGTTCGTCGTAGGTCTGCTTGACTTAAAATCCGGTAACATGACAGGTGGTAACACATTCCTCTTCTTTAGCGCGTTCTTCATGCTTGTCGGTGGTCTTGAAATGATCATGAAATTCAACATGATCAATAAGGGAATCACATTCGACGCCCACATCGACGGTTGGGCTTGGCTTGTATTGACAATAGCAATCATCTTATGGACACCAGCATTTTTCAAAAGCACACGTCTACTGACAATCATCGTGCTTTTACTGGATGTATCACTACCTTTCATCACCTTGATGGATTTAGGCATCCTACCTAAAACGTACTCCTTTATTCCAGGATGGGGACTGCTGCTTGCTGGTGTTGTAGCCATCTACCTTTCGTCTGCAATGGTCGTTAATACTGCTTTTGGCAGACAGTTCTACCCACTGCCAGGACCCTTTAAATCATAA
- the pdxS gene encoding pyridoxal 5'-phosphate synthase lyase subunit PdxS, translating to MNSRYDLNKNLAQMLKGGVIMDVTNAEEAIIAQEAGACAVMALERVPADIRKDGGVARASDPQMIKRIQEAVSIPVMAKVRIGHFVEAQILEAIQVDYIDESEVLTPADPTLHIDKKAFKVPFVCGAKNLGEALRRIGEGASMIRTKGEPGTGDVIEAVRHMRMMNSEIRRIQGLSKEELMNAAKELQAPIHLVEYIHENGKLPVVNFAAGGVATPADAAMMMQLGCDGVFVGSGIFKSGDPRKRAAAIVKAVTHFNNPAMVAEVSENLGEPMVGINVYEISKDERMAERGY from the coding sequence ATGAACTCACGATATGATCTAAATAAGAACTTGGCTCAAATGCTTAAGGGCGGCGTTATTATGGATGTAACAAATGCAGAAGAGGCAATCATCGCTCAAGAAGCAGGTGCATGCGCGGTAATGGCTTTGGAACGTGTTCCTGCCGATATCAGAAAAGACGGCGGTGTCGCTCGCGCCTCAGACCCACAAATGATCAAACGCATTCAAGAAGCGGTTTCCATACCTGTAATGGCCAAAGTAAGAATCGGTCATTTTGTCGAGGCACAAATCCTTGAAGCGATCCAAGTGGATTATATCGACGAGAGTGAAGTCTTGACGCCTGCGGATCCTACACTGCACATTGACAAAAAAGCATTTAAAGTACCTTTCGTATGCGGAGCTAAAAACCTAGGTGAAGCACTAAGACGCATCGGTGAAGGTGCTTCCATGATCCGCACAAAAGGCGAGCCTGGTACAGGCGATGTAATCGAAGCGGTAAGACATATGCGCATGATGAACTCAGAAATCAGAAGAATTCAAGGGCTATCAAAAGAAGAGCTGATGAATGCCGCTAAAGAGCTGCAAGCTCCTATCCACCTTGTTGAATATATCCATGAAAACGGCAAGCTGCCTGTAGTCAATTTCGCAGCAGGCGGTGTCGCTACACCCGCTGATGCGGCGATGATGATGCAACTGGGTTGCGACGGCGTATTCGTCGGATCAGGAATCTTCAAATCAGGAGATCCTAGAAAGCGCGCTGCGGCAATCGTCAAAGCGGTAACTCATTTCAACAATCCTGCGATGGTTGCTGAAGTTTCAGAGAACCTAGGAGAACCGATGGTCGGTATCAACGTGTACGAAATCAGCAAAGATGAGCGTATGGCGGAAAGAGGCTACTAA
- a CDS encoding EFR1 family ferrodoxin (N-terminal region resembles flavodoxins. C-terminal ferrodoxin region binds two 4Fe-4S clusters.), with the protein MIKRVTIIYFTGTGSTEKIACSIKEHFEQSGISVQCDKLHAQVPLTKEPDGFLIVLFPVHACRAPKPVEDHIASFSSVKNGHGAVLSVSGGGEISPNTASRNKVKSLLRRKGYAIDYEDMFIMPSNWAYPTPPQVSKWLLNTYEKKCGQTVNRILAGENRQLKTRWIDHLLAGFGRLEHVGASRFAARFRVASSCNLCGWCEANCPVGNISMAFEKLQFGNHCIMCMNCLYGCPRKAIKPSSMKWCVLKEGYSLDYPLESFDEKAYREVEPLLKGYLLSGVKTYLKQLI; encoded by the coding sequence ATGATTAAAAGGGTGACAATCATTTATTTTACAGGAACAGGCAGTACCGAAAAAATCGCCTGTTCGATAAAAGAACATTTTGAACAGTCTGGGATAAGCGTACAATGTGACAAGCTGCATGCACAAGTCCCTTTAACAAAAGAACCTGATGGTTTTTTGATAGTTTTGTTTCCTGTTCATGCCTGTAGGGCGCCAAAGCCTGTTGAGGATCATATCGCATCATTTTCGTCTGTAAAAAACGGACATGGAGCGGTATTGTCGGTTTCAGGCGGCGGTGAGATATCGCCTAACACAGCTAGCAGAAACAAGGTGAAAAGCCTGTTGAGACGAAAAGGGTACGCTATAGATTACGAGGACATGTTCATCATGCCATCCAACTGGGCATATCCCACTCCGCCTCAAGTATCAAAATGGCTTCTGAATACTTATGAAAAGAAATGTGGGCAAACGGTAAATCGAATTCTGGCTGGTGAGAATAGACAGCTGAAAACACGTTGGATCGACCACCTACTAGCTGGATTTGGTAGACTTGAACATGTGGGCGCCAGCCGTTTTGCAGCGCGATTCAGAGTTGCTTCAAGTTGCAACCTATGTGGTTGGTGCGAAGCCAACTGTCCTGTCGGTAATATCAGCATGGCCTTTGAGAAGCTTCAGTTTGGGAATCACTGCATCATGTGCATGAACTGTCTCTATGGATGCCCACGAAAGGCCATCAAACCAAGTTCGATGAAGTGGTGTGTCCTTAAGGAAGGATACTCTCTAGATTATCCGTTAGAATCATTTGACGAGAAAGCCTATCGTGAAGTGGAACCCCTGCTAAAGGGTTACCTATTGTCAGGAGTCAAAACCTATCTAAAGCAACTGATATGA
- the pdxT gene encoding pyridoxal 5'-phosphate synthase glutaminase subunit PdxT, with product MKTIGVLALQGAFKEHIHHIVSLGHKGIEVRTADQLNAVDALILPGGESTVMGKLINDFSLKEPLQSRIHSGMPVWGTCAGMILLADTIEGTEVSHLGTMGMTVRRNAYGRQLDSFITNEPIASVSDNPVPLVFIRAPFIVSTSKDVETLHKVNGDVVAARQGNMLATSFHPELTEDTSFLRYFIGMID from the coding sequence ATGAAAACCATCGGGGTTTTAGCGCTTCAAGGTGCTTTTAAAGAACATATCCATCATATTGTTTCGCTTGGTCATAAAGGTATCGAAGTACGTACCGCTGATCAGCTCAATGCTGTGGATGCCCTGATTCTTCCCGGCGGTGAAAGTACGGTTATGGGCAAGCTCATCAACGACTTCTCGCTAAAAGAACCGCTCCAATCAAGAATTCACTCAGGCATGCCTGTTTGGGGGACCTGTGCAGGAATGATCTTGCTGGCTGATACTATCGAAGGAACAGAAGTAAGTCATTTAGGCACCATGGGAATGACCGTGAGACGCAACGCATACGGCAGGCAACTAGACAGCTTTATTACAAACGAGCCTATTGCTTCCGTTTCAGACAACCCTGTGCCATTAGTATTCATTAGAGCGCCATTTATCGTCTCCACATCAAAAGACGTGGAAACGCTCCACAAAGTGAACGGTGATGTGGTAGCAGCCCGACAAGGCAATATGCTAGCAACCTCCTTTCATCCTGAACTGACTGAGGATACAAGCTTTTTGCGCTACTTTATCGGTATGATCGACTAA
- a CDS encoding aminoglycoside phosphotransferase family protein → MLSYTDEFVVSHATDIIGKPVEITPVGHHQIGRNLVYKVTTGETVFILKYYFKPNKCANEIRTSKLLEEAGIACPKVLCSGITSDGFDYALIEFVDGETLLSVQDKLSQIELSEIYRSMGETLAKIHNIRTFDHFKTWEVTEENKEWVFNFKKAVRKDIDRFFNRYDEDSCDDYQTFKTGYDQFIKNIDLFDQVKTAVLCHHDFSARNMMVKKENGFYRLKAVFDFEHSQPSADILDFIDTSIMIKDSVPQYLDDFSTGYLKNRSTTYENMNELERLASIYIPIVICSWSKENAPDFYEFGLNLLKQNI, encoded by the coding sequence ATGCTGAGCTATACAGACGAGTTTGTAGTAAGTCATGCTACCGATATAATAGGGAAACCAGTTGAAATCACTCCTGTCGGTCATCACCAAATAGGTAGAAACCTAGTGTATAAGGTGACGACTGGAGAAACAGTTTTTATACTTAAGTATTACTTCAAACCCAATAAATGCGCAAATGAGATTAGAACATCAAAACTCCTTGAAGAAGCCGGAATTGCATGCCCTAAAGTCCTCTGTTCAGGAATAACAAGTGACGGATTTGACTATGCCCTTATCGAGTTTGTTGATGGTGAGACGCTGCTATCGGTTCAAGACAAACTTTCACAAATAGAACTTAGCGAGATCTACAGGTCGATGGGGGAAACCCTTGCGAAAATTCACAACATCAGAACCTTTGACCACTTTAAAACGTGGGAAGTCACTGAGGAGAACAAGGAATGGGTTTTCAACTTCAAAAAGGCTGTTAGAAAAGATATCGATAGGTTCTTTAACCGATATGATGAGGATTCATGTGACGATTATCAAACCTTTAAAACGGGCTATGACCAGTTTATTAAAAACATCGATCTGTTCGATCAGGTCAAGACAGCGGTCTTATGCCACCATGATTTCAGTGCCAGAAACATGATGGTCAAAAAAGAGAACGGATTTTACCGGCTAAAAGCCGTTTTTGACTTTGAGCACAGTCAGCCGTCAGCGGATATATTGGATTTTATCGATACGAGTATCATGATAAAAGACTCAGTACCGCAGTACCTGGATGATTTTTCAACAGGCTACCTGAAAAACAGAAGTACAACATACGAAAACATGAATGAACTCGAAAGACTGGCATCTATCTATATTCCAATCGTCATATGCAGTTGGTCAAAAGAAAATGCACCGGACTTTTACGAATTCGGTTTAAACCTGCTTAAACAGAATATTTAG
- a CDS encoding tRNA-dihydrouridine synthase has protein sequence MKLFLAPIQGMTIALYRNLYAEYFGGIDTYYSPFIDTNNMRKSNSSLFKDILPQVNTKGLDVVPQLLSNNADNFKFFANTISAMGYKEINWNIGCPYPMVTKKKKGSGILAHPDMIREFLDEVCKDLTYDLTVKMRLGMDDLEEGIKVIEVLNDYPLCGVMIHGRTGRQMYTGTVDLDAFEVLYKSCQHEMTYNGDIFTVDDYNKINSRFPDIDNFMLGRGALIDPFLASDIKGGTLTTSQKFSIMKDFHDAVYSHYKSIISGDKHLCDRMKEFWMYTSVHLDPTGKFLKKIKKCTTIHAYLEVINQLFHPSNGWME, from the coding sequence ATGAAACTTTTTTTAGCACCGATTCAGGGAATGACTATTGCTTTATATAGGAATCTCTATGCCGAATATTTCGGTGGCATCGATACGTATTATTCACCCTTTATCGATACAAACAATATGCGAAAGTCGAATTCCTCGCTTTTTAAGGATATCCTCCCGCAAGTCAACACCAAAGGCCTTGATGTCGTTCCTCAATTGCTTAGCAACAATGCCGATAATTTCAAGTTTTTTGCAAATACGATCTCAGCGATGGGCTACAAGGAAATCAACTGGAATATCGGTTGCCCTTATCCTATGGTCACAAAAAAGAAAAAGGGTTCAGGTATCTTAGCCCACCCGGATATGATCAGAGAGTTTCTTGATGAAGTATGTAAGGATCTCACCTACGACCTGACGGTAAAAATGCGTCTCGGTATGGATGATTTAGAAGAAGGAATCAAAGTGATTGAAGTGCTCAACGACTATCCCTTGTGTGGTGTCATGATTCATGGTAGAACAGGCAGACAGATGTATACAGGTACTGTGGATCTGGATGCGTTTGAAGTCTTATATAAATCCTGCCAACATGAAATGACCTATAATGGCGACATTTTCACTGTAGACGACTACAACAAAATCAATAGCAGATTTCCTGACATCGATAATTTCATGCTAGGAAGAGGCGCGCTCATCGATCCCTTCTTAGCTTCAGACATCAAGGGAGGCACTCTCACAACTAGTCAAAAGTTTAGTATCATGAAGGATTTCCATGATGCCGTCTATTCTCATTATAAATCCATAATATCCGGTGACAAGCATCTATGCGACAGAATGAAGGAATTCTGGATGTACACCTCTGTTCACCTTGATCCAACCGGTAAGTTCTTAAAAAAGATAAAGAAATGCACCACAATCCATGCCTATCTCGAAGTAATCAACCAGCTGTTCCATCCATCTAACGGTTGGATGGAATAG
- a CDS encoding EAL domain-containing protein, giving the protein MKEHSENISAVKFAHNGELNLLSKHDLPVFMCNEKGIILEHNLAFAQFMGGHEGSLVRSSFFDFLLMPDKRKVEGSFLEVYASEKESDTLSIGIMFDHKKINRVRLILSAIVSQSGENNILGTIIEMSEISKIETKYDDLMDEFDMIQEIGNIGGWTFDSEAVDFSFMSRQLLQILDFDAKDSKRPYHSLLSMVDDDDCEAFKGIFVARQKFGTNEHLFKIRTRRGIKRHIRSTSKVTKLKKGKIIEVKGVFQDVTNLVKMENYLRNIAYNDLITKLPNLNYLEKQFKQYREQLDSFESLYLMIVHPLKLKDVNSFAGYVIGNEILKQIGNRIVSIMPENAIVAKSRGSKFAILIHSVQEASGIEYLAEEVVKLGQDPYDVSDLELFIKQVVGISKCENKEMKFTELYAQANLALKYIDPVNGDYKSFLPNLSIENFKHLSLANDLKTAISKQQIFSYFQPQINIHKGVITGAEVLLRWNHPDWGLVNPDEFISIAEETGVIIQLGDFVIQKTCEQLSKWKNSKLKDLTLSINVSRFQLVHKSFLTTLKEIIAKHQIDTRLLKIEITESYLFGDDRLARDTLVQLQKMGIKVEIDGFGTGYSSLAQLKTMPFDSFKVDRTFVREVTRDKFVAVIANMLINLADEMDVGILVEGVEKKEEIAYFVNRGCSIFQGYYFSKPVALDQFEAYYHTFEFTKDEEKEKLKFIEKNQRKFYRINLHVPLAVELKLTKIGTELVDINSRLIAVDNIGPGGLRFNCDIDFPVSKKMLMNFSTSILDEVFSVNGTIVRKTESDDSNFSYGVEFELSETEQQLVLNLLNKLQLHIKTHRFSPNYDVYHYI; this is encoded by the coding sequence ATGAAAGAACACAGTGAAAATATCTCGGCCGTGAAGTTCGCTCATAACGGAGAGTTGAACCTATTATCGAAGCATGACCTTCCAGTATTCATGTGCAATGAAAAGGGCATTATTCTCGAACACAATCTCGCTTTTGCACAGTTTATGGGTGGACATGAGGGCTCTTTAGTGAGAAGCTCTTTTTTCGATTTTTTGCTGATGCCTGATAAAAGAAAAGTTGAAGGTAGTTTTTTGGAGGTATATGCCAGTGAAAAGGAATCGGATACCTTATCAATTGGAATAATGTTCGACCATAAAAAGATTAATCGAGTTCGGTTGATATTAAGTGCGATAGTCAGTCAAAGTGGGGAGAACAACATCCTTGGTACCATCATCGAGATGTCAGAAATCAGCAAAATTGAAACCAAGTATGATGACTTGATGGATGAGTTTGATATGATTCAAGAAATAGGGAATATTGGAGGATGGACGTTTGACAGCGAAGCGGTCGACTTTTCATTCATGTCAAGACAATTACTGCAAATACTTGATTTTGACGCTAAGGACTCCAAACGACCATATCATTCCTTGTTAAGCATGGTGGATGATGATGATTGTGAAGCATTTAAAGGCATCTTTGTCGCCAGACAAAAGTTTGGTACGAATGAACATTTGTTCAAGATTCGAACTAGGCGGGGCATTAAAAGACATATCAGAAGCACCAGTAAAGTGACTAAGCTAAAAAAAGGGAAGATTATAGAAGTCAAAGGTGTTTTTCAAGATGTCACAAATCTAGTCAAAATGGAAAACTACCTTAGGAATATAGCTTATAATGACTTGATTACAAAGCTGCCAAACCTAAATTATCTTGAAAAACAGTTCAAACAGTATAGAGAGCAGTTGGACAGTTTTGAATCCTTGTATCTCATGATCGTGCATCCGCTTAAGCTTAAAGATGTCAATTCTTTTGCAGGATACGTGATAGGAAACGAAATTTTGAAGCAAATAGGCAATCGTATCGTGTCCATTATGCCTGAAAATGCAATTGTCGCAAAATCAAGAGGTAGTAAGTTTGCCATTTTGATTCATAGCGTTCAAGAAGCTTCAGGTATTGAATATCTAGCTGAAGAAGTGGTCAAACTTGGTCAAGACCCCTATGATGTAAGTGATCTCGAACTGTTTATTAAACAGGTGGTGGGAATAAGCAAGTGTGAAAATAAAGAGATGAAGTTTACAGAACTTTATGCTCAAGCAAATCTCGCTTTAAAGTATATCGATCCTGTAAATGGAGACTATAAGTCTTTCTTACCTAACTTAAGCATTGAGAACTTTAAGCATTTATCACTTGCCAACGATTTGAAAACTGCAATTTCAAAGCAGCAGATTTTCAGCTACTTTCAGCCTCAAATCAATATCCATAAAGGAGTTATCACAGGGGCGGAAGTGCTTTTAAGGTGGAATCATCCCGATTGGGGACTGGTCAATCCTGATGAGTTCATCAGCATCGCTGAAGAAACAGGCGTGATTATCCAACTTGGCGATTTTGTAATTCAAAAAACCTGTGAACAGCTTAGTAAGTGGAAGAACAGTAAACTTAAGGATCTTACGCTATCCATCAATGTATCAAGATTTCAGCTTGTGCATAAGAGTTTTCTAACGACACTAAAAGAAATCATCGCAAAGCATCAGATTGATACGCGTCTACTAAAAATCGAAATTACAGAGAGCTATCTATTCGGTGATGATCGTTTAGCAAGGGACACCCTGGTCCAACTGCAAAAAATGGGAATCAAAGTTGAAATCGACGGTTTTGGAACCGGCTACTCATCTCTGGCTCAGCTCAAGACGATGCCGTTTGATTCATTCAAAGTCGATAGAACCTTCGTGCGGGAGGTCACTCGTGATAAGTTTGTCGCAGTTATCGCAAATATGCTGATCAATCTTGCGGATGAAATGGATGTAGGAATTCTAGTGGAAGGCGTTGAAAAAAAAGAAGAAATCGCCTATTTTGTCAATCGGGGATGTTCAATTTTTCAAGGGTACTATTTTAGCAAGCCAGTCGCCCTTGATCAGTTTGAAGCATATTATCATACCTTTGAATTTACTAAAGACGAGGAAAAAGAAAAGTTAAAGTTCATCGAGAAGAACCAACGAAAATTCTATAGGATAAATTTACATGTGCCGCTTGCTGTTGAGTTGAAGCTCACAAAAATCGGAACGGAACTTGTGGATATCAATAGCAGACTGATCGCTGTCGATAACATCGGCCCAGGCGGCTTGAGATTCAACTGCGATATCGACTTTCCAGTAAGTAAGAAGATGCTAATGAACTTTTCAACCAGCATCCTAGATGAGGTATTTAGCGTCAATGGAACGATTGTTCGAAAAACAGAAAGCGATGATAGCAATTTTTCCTATGGAGTTGAGTTTGAACTCTCAGAAACTGAACAGCAACTTGTACTGAATCTGCTCAATAAATTGCAGCTTCATATAAAAACGCATCGATTTTCTCCTAATTATGACGTTTATCATTATATCTAA
- a CDS encoding 4Fe-4S binding protein produces the protein MRNTGKIRLAVQLLSVVLAIWGLLENIQVTVALVFVTTVLAGPFFCGWICPMGTLQDLMGRLNKRKKLKMPRYVHKYLIFTRYLLWGLMFGLGFDLMHTLLKMDARADLNGILSGKQMSLSVYVIIATYAAISYFFERPFCNYFCLQGAQYGLIGILRPFRITRNKLLCVDCKQCDKVCPMNNELSKVDFSKSLHCINCLRCVESCPKKGALAFKSPPISANQLILYLVAVALCISVYVGMFSNHAMKEERVTKEVVLPSVVESSSEESFIGDPSENNEYSSGLKDGFYTGEAIGFRGLVVVGVTIENGSITGVEVVSHREDRRWYMRAIGVIPNAIIQAQSADVDSVTGATYSSNAIINGAKEALEKAMKAD, from the coding sequence ATGCGTAATACTGGCAAGATAAGATTGGCGGTTCAATTGCTAAGTGTAGTGCTAGCAATTTGGGGACTGCTTGAAAATATACAAGTGACTGTCGCACTTGTTTTCGTGACGACTGTTCTTGCAGGTCCTTTTTTTTGTGGGTGGATTTGTCCGATGGGAACTTTGCAAGACCTTATGGGAAGACTTAACAAGCGTAAAAAGTTAAAGATGCCAAGGTACGTTCATAAATATCTGATCTTCACAAGATATCTGCTGTGGGGCTTGATGTTCGGTCTCGGATTTGATCTGATGCATACGCTGCTGAAGATGGATGCAAGAGCTGACTTGAATGGTATATTAAGTGGAAAACAGATGAGTCTATCGGTTTATGTGATCATCGCTACCTATGCTGCGATCTCCTATTTTTTTGAACGTCCATTTTGCAATTACTTTTGCTTGCAAGGAGCGCAATATGGACTCATCGGAATTCTCAGACCTTTTCGGATTACAAGAAATAAACTGTTATGTGTCGATTGCAAACAGTGCGATAAAGTTTGTCCCATGAACAATGAATTGTCAAAAGTTGACTTTAGCAAGTCCCTTCACTGTATCAATTGCCTTCGTTGCGTAGAATCCTGCCCAAAGAAAGGGGCGTTGGCGTTTAAGTCGCCACCGATTAGTGCCAATCAGTTGATACTGTATTTAGTTGCTGTAGCGCTTTGTATTTCGGTTTATGTGGGAATGTTTTCGAATCACGCTATGAAAGAGGAACGTGTAACAAAAGAAGTGGTACTACCTTCAGTAGTGGAGTCATCATCAGAGGAATCCTTTATTGGGGATCCATCAGAAAATAATGAATATTCCTCTGGGTTGAAGGACGGCTTTTATACAGGAGAAGCCATCGGATTTAGAGGTCTGGTCGTAGTGGGTGTGACAATTGAGAACGGCAGCATAACAGGTGTCGAAGTCGTATCGCACCGAGAAGATAGAAGATGGTACATGAGGGCGATAGGCGTGATACCAAATGCGATTATCCAGGCTCAAAGCGCAGATGTCGATTCGGTTACGGGTGCGACCTATTCCTCCAATGCAATCATTAACGGTGCTAAAGAAGCGCTTGAAAAAGCGATGAAGGCAGACTGA